From a region of the Daphnia magna isolate NIES linkage group LG1, ASM2063170v1.1, whole genome shotgun sequence genome:
- the LOC116926146 gene encoding LOW QUALITY PROTEIN: phosphopantothenoylcysteine decarboxylase (The sequence of the model RefSeq protein was modified relative to this genomic sequence to represent the inferred CDS: inserted 1 base in 1 codon), with protein MRVLIGCTGSVATIKVNELVDQLKTNNFEVQTIATKSAQHFLKADTIDCKVXEYEDEWDVWKDRGDPVLHIELRRWADIFIIAPLDANSLAKIAQGICDNLLTCTVRAWDLAKPLLFCPAMNTHMWNHPLTAEHINKLKAFGYIEIPCISKTLICGDSGTGAMAEIKTIVDQVVNLSKGKV; from the exons ATGAGAGTACTAATCGGTTGCACAGGAAGTGTGGCTACAATCAAAGTAAATGAATTAGTGGATCAGCTGAAGACCAATAACTTTGAAGTACAGACCATTGCAACCAAGTCTGCGCAACATTTTCTTAAGGCAGACACAATAGATTGCAAAG TGGAGTACGAAGATGAGTGGGATGTTTGGAAAGATAGAGGTGACCCTGTCCTGCATATTGAACTTAGAAGATGGGctgatatttttattatagcaCCCTTAGATGCCAACAGCCTTGCAAAAATTGCTCAA GGTATATGTGACAACCTCCTCACTTGTACGGTTCGAGCATGGGACTTAGCAAAGCCTCTGCTTTTTTGCCCAGCAATGAACACACACATGTGGAATCACCCACTTACAGCAGAGCACATAAACAAGCTGAAAGCATTTGGCTACATCGAGATACCTTGCATATCTAAAACTTTAATCTGTGGTGATTCAGGAACAGGTGCCATGGCAGAAATTAAAACAATAGTCGACCAAGTTGTAAATCTTTCCAAAGGAAAAGTTTGA
- the LOC116926090 gene encoding uncharacterized protein CG43867 isoform X6 has product MEQQLADSPWNPLSESTTGSPGVHQTSVKERDVINRLEDQVDEQRKMRLNDAKQVEAKAAKIKEWVTNKLKDLEEQNQHLREQNQKCNEQLELLRSRLRQLSQTNSSNSKNHRASTEDSSRGSLEDQPGSDDSLCRVGGGNATEGGKGRGSGSVISPCDATSQLDALYAEVDLSKKRQQRCASGSGCMTSSMTSSYGGGGGGLGLSGPVNSMMQQRFPDGNRLSLSGLTRTVRDSRVDSGSVDMETPLSLSPKSPISGGLNDDHACSHNSGSIGKKPIPPPRTRVPRKDSDNSVNDGNVSDHSGSGGVALMAKGNCPSAGTLSGLSDADTYENGATTALGELGQAIDQAIASMTAAASEHSDYDVPKPPRSLKVRTKLISSEVHDYAEIYTPSKERVPWNGSAAIPMSTARHSISHPGSLVGSVGDDYHDDSKPPTPPLHRFPSWESRIYQAAAEGFSVSEQPPSTIPLQIHQIHPNHNQQSRALTHRLSNTGSVGYHDISIPVYATVKGRASQIRSVPFSGDSSDSSDGEDHADVRDNCNESAISDDYALPPDDNGPEAEAAIVAQSVAMLRISTLERHSDELEKSGYLTKLSGKLKTWRKRWFVLKNGTLSYWKSQSDLGRKPQGQISLDDSCRVWRADGAATFEISTSKKTHYLTADSSSTVDEWVRILQNVVRRNTTRLLLGREDQKPTLEGWIVKVKHGHSKRCWCMLVGKTFLYFKAPNDQVPQGQINMRDARVEELEHVSDSDSEDVECNSMATARSANLTVGIFPPHEDPTYLLLANKQEKDAWLYQLTIVSGGGAHSGTQYEQMIQKLMETDGDPNCNLWRNPLLIHSKDSITSPLTTLPSESLHNEAIKLFKAIQLFTSALLDSAGIDYHVVLAQNALHQCLCLLELQPELICALIKQTSRVQPQSQQPVVGVAGVGSKWVGGQVNRSALHKISKPAKQSTHKLSTALPPSSASGSHHLHHSGSISSGSSSSPDSKAASAPFTFVQGWQLLALTVSLFAPRNNKLLWYLRLHLKRNADTKTEMGKYASYCQRALERTLQMGPREAKPSRMEVLSILLKNPYHHSLPHAIPVHFLNGTYQVVGFDGSTTVEEFLVTLNREIGCRDVSQSGFALFSDDPIEKDEEHWLEPKAKLCDIISKWETALREKGLGKFQNTKVIRLTYRHRLFWRSNLKGETERERLLHCYQTAQRISDNRFPLTKELAIELAAIMSQIDGGDYNAERGRGSGGSSGHLHQGAMQALERFIPRRYKDGISQEELKEMADAITDKWTALKGRSIADCVRIYLTCTRKWPFFGAALFHAKVNAGGGNSDLEGASVWLAINEETITLLDVTSMQSVARVPYSAVVTFGGCQDDLMVVVNNCDIQGPGTQKMLFALPKPKILELTLLIADYMNALGCVLPSTPNASLSRLDSRRSGRSKTKERDSDRSGSLSHRMQASVEPDILRATPEMESKMQHHHHHQHLYHEEAGNKRRITTDS; this is encoded by the exons ATCAAGGAATGGGTCACCAATAAGCTGAAAGAC CTCGAGGAACAGAATCAACATCTACGtgaacaaaatcaaaaatgtaATGAGCAGTTGGAATTGCTCCGCAGCCGCCTGCGACAGTTGTCGCAAACCAATTCATCCAATTCCAAGAATCATCGGGCCAGTACCGAG GATTCTTCGCGTGGAAGCTTAGAAGATCAGCCAGGCAGCGATGACAGCTTATGTCGCGTTGGCGGAGGAAATGCGACAGAAGGAGGGAAAGGACGCGGAAGTGGTAGTGTCATCTCACCCTGTGATGCTACATCACAGCTGGATGCGTTGTACGCGGAAGTAGATTTGTCGAAGAAGCGCCAACAGAGATGCGCATCCGGCAGCGGTTGTATGACGAGCTCTATGACATCATCGTATGGAGGTGGAGGCGGAGGCTTGGGTCTCTCGGGTCCAGTCAACTCGATGATGCAGCAGAGGTTCCCGGATGGGAATCGACTCTCCCTCTCCGGTTTGACGCGCACAGTTCGCGATTCGCGAGTTGATTCAGGATCGGTCGACATGGAGACGCCGCTTAGTCTCAGTCCCAAGAGCCCCATATCTGGGGGCCTCAATGATGATCATGCATGCAGCCATAACAGCGGATCGATCGGCAAGAAACCTATCCCGCCTCCTCGGACCAGAGTTCCACGAAAGGATAGCGATAACAGCGTTAATGATGGCAATGTTAGTGACCATAGTGGCAGTGGTGGAGTGGCCCTGATGGCAAAGGGCAACTGCCCTAGTGCAGGCACCTTGTCTGGCTTGTCAGACGCCGACACATATGAGAATGGTGCTACCACAGCTTTGGGTGAACTCGGCCAAGCCATCGACCAAGCAATTGCTTCCATGACGGCCGCTGCATCCGAGCACTCCGATTACGATGTCCCGAAACCTCCGCGAAGTCTTAAA GTTCGTACTAAGCTCATATCCAGCGAAGTGCACGACTATGCCGAGATTTACACTCCCAGTAAAGAGCGAGTACCTTGGAACGGATCGGCAGCTATCCCCATGTCGACGGCACGCCACTCAATTTCTCACCCGGGCAGTTTGGTGGGCAGCGTGGGCGATGATTATCACGACGACAGCAAACCGCCCACACCGCCGTTGCATAGGTTTCCTTCGTGGGAATCGAGGATTTACCAGGCAGCTGCTGAAGGATTTAGCGTGTCGGAACAGCCACCCTCCACAATTCCACTTCAAATCCACCAAATTCATCCCAACCATAATCAACAATCAAGGGCACTTACCCACCGATTATCGAACACGGGTAGTGTTGGCTACCATGACATCAGCATCCCTGTTTATGCCACCGTCAAAGGT AGGGCCAGCCAAATTCGATCAGTGCCCTTCAGTGGAGATTCATCAGACTCCTCAGACGGCGAAGACCATGCGGATGTTCGGG ACAACTGCAATGAATCGGCCATTTCTGATGACTATGCCCTCCCACCCGACGACAACGGGCCTGAAGCGGAGGCAGCGATAGTGGCGCAGTCAGTAGCCATGTTGCGAATCTCTACACTTGAAAGGCATAGCGACGAGCTGGAGAAAAGTGGCTATTTGACGAAACTCAGTGGCAAACTGAAAACATGGCGGAAGCGCTGGTTCGTCCTGAAGAACGGAACTCTTTCATACTGGAAATCCCAG AGTGATCTCGGTAGGAAGCCCCAGGGTCAAATTTCGCTAGATGATAGCTGCCGAGTATGGCGAGCAGACGGGGCGGCCACGTTCGAGATCTCCACTTCAAAGAAGACGCACTACTTAACGGCTGACTCAAGCAGCACCGTCGACGAATGGGTACGCATCTTGCAGAACGTGGTTCGTCGTAATACGACCCGTCTCCTTTTGGGACGGGAAGACCAAAAACCGACGCTGGAGGGATGGATTGTCAAAGTGAAACACGGCCATTCGAAACGCTGTTGGTGCATGCTAGTTGGCAAAACTTTCCTTTACTTCAAAGCACCCAACGATCAG GTACCGCAGGGTCAGATTAACATGCGAGATGCTCGCGTCGAAGAGCTTGAACACGTTTCCGACTCTGACAGTGAAGATGTTGAATGCAATTCAATGGCAACGGCGAGATCAGCCAATTTAACGGTGGGCATCTTTCCGCCTCACGAAGATCCAACGTATTTACTTCTAGctaataaacaagaaaaagacgCTTGGCTCTACCAGTTAACGATCGTCTCGGGTGGCGGAGCTCACAGTGGAACTCAGTACGAGCAAATGATTCAGAAGCTGATGGAAACGGATGGAGATCCAA ATTGCAATTTGTGGCGGAATCCGTTGCTAATCCACTCCAAGGACAGCATCACTTCGCCTCTGACAACTCTGCCATCGGAGAGTTTACATAATGAAGCCATAAAATTGTTCAAA gcTATTCAGTTGTTTACATCGGCATTACTGGACTCGGCCGGCATCGATTACCATGTCGTGCTGGCTCAGAATGCTCTCCATCAATGTCTATGTTTACTGGAGTTGCAACCCGAGTTGATTTGCGCGTTGATTAAGCAGACGTCGCGTGTCCAGCCACAGAGTCAGCAGCCTGTAGTTGGCGTGGCTGGCGTCGGTAGCAAGTGGGTCGGAGGGCAGGTAAATCGCTCGGCGCTGCACAAAATCTCGAAACCCGCCAAACAATCCACTCAT aAACTGTCCACTGCTTTACCGCCATCTTCGGCGTCGGGCTCGCATCATCTACATCATTCTGGTTCGATTTCGAGTGGTTCCTCATCATCGCCAGACAGCAAAGCTGCCAGCGCACCTTTCACTTTCGTTCAAGGCTGGCAATTGCTAGCGTTAACCGTTTCCCTGTTCGCCCCTCGCAACAACAAGCTCCTCTGGTACCTTCGATTGCATTTAAAACGCAACGCCGACACGAAGACGGAGATGGGAAAATACGCCTCGTATTGCCAACGGGCCTTAGAGCGAACCCTTCAGATGGGCCCACGAGAAGCCAAACCGTCGCGGATGGAAGTGCTTTCCATCTTGCTCAAAAATCCGTATCACCATTCGCTGCCACACGCCATTCCCGTCCATTTTCTCAACGGGACTTATCAG GTGGTTGGTTTTGATGGTTCAACGACAGTCGAGGAGTTCCTGGTGACACTCAATCGTGAAATTGGTTGCCGAGACGTGAGCCAGTCTGGTTTTGCTTTATTTAGCGACGACCCAATAGAAAAGGATGAAGAGCATTGGTTAGAACCAAAAGCTAAG CTTTGCGACATTATATCCAAATGGGAAACGGCTCTACGTGAAAAGGGCTTGGGAAAGTTCCAAAACACCAAAGTCATTCGACTCACATATCGCCACCGCCTCTTTTGGCGCAGCAATCTCAAAGGCGAGACAGAACGTGAAAGACTGCTGCATTGCTATCAGACAGCGCAGCGAATATCAGACAACAGATTTCCCCTGACCAAAGAGTTGGCCATTGAATTAGCGGCCATCATGTCACAGATAGACGGTGGCGATTACAATGCCGAAAGAGGCCGTGGAAGTGGAGGAAGTTCCGGTCATCTGCATCAAGGAGCTATGCAAGCTCTGGAGCGCTTCATTCCAAGGCGTTACAAGGACGGAATCTCGCAAGAAGAGTTAAA GGAAATGGCGGATGCGATAACGGATAAGTGGACTGCGCTGAAAGGAAGAAGCATAGCCGATTGTGTGCGAATTTATTTGACTTGTACACGGAAGTGGCCTTTCTTCGGAGCTGCCCTCTTCCACGCCAAG GTTAATGCCGGTGGAGGCAATTCAGACTTGGAAGGAGCATCCGTTTGGCTGGCTATCAATGAAGAGACAATCACACTCTTAGACGTGACGTCGATGCAATCCGTGGCCCGTGTTCCATATTCTGCCGTAGTCACCTTCGGAGGCTGTCAGGATGATCTCATGGTTGTTGTCAACAATTGCGATATTCAAGGGCCTGGGACACAAAAGATGCTATTTGCGCTCCCGAAACCCAAG ATATTGGAACTGACACTGCTAATAGCTGACTACATGAACGCTCTTGGTTGCGTGTTACCCAGCACACCAAATGCTTCGTTGTCCCGGCTCGATTCTCGTCGCTCCGGCCGGAGTAAAACTAAAGAGCGAGACAGTGATCGAAGCGGTTCTTTGAGTCACCGAATGCAAGCCAGCGTTGAACCAGATATTCTTCGCGCTACTCCTGAGATGGAGAGCAAGATGCAACATCACCATCACCACCAGCATCTCTACCACGAAGAGGCAGGCAATAAGCGACGGATTACAACAGACAGCTGA
- the LOC116926090 gene encoding uncharacterized protein CG43867 isoform X5, with product MDIDTMDSIEDILVKLAEMEARVVGAETRAEIAEEKLRIMEQQLADSPWNPLSESTTGSPGVHQTSVKERDVINRLEDQVDEQRKMRLNDAKQVEAKAAKIKEWVTNKLKDLEEQNQHLREQNQKCNEQLELLRSRLRQLSQTNSSNSKNHRASTEDSSRGSLEDQPGSDDSLCRVGGGNATEGGKGRGSGSVISPCDATSQLDALYAEVDLSKKRQQRCASGSGCMTSSMTSSYGGGGGGLGLSGPVNSMMQQRFPDGNRLSLSGLTRTVRDSRVDSGSVDMETPLSLSPKSPISGGLNDDHACSHNSGSIGKKPIPPPRTRVPRKDSDNSVNDGNVSDHSGSGGVALMAKGNCPSAGTLSGLSDADTYENGATTALGELGQAIDQAIASMTAAASEHSDYDVPKPPRSLKVRTKLISSEVHDYAEIYTPSKERVPWNGSAAIPMSTARHSISHPGSLVGSVGDDYHDDSKPPTPPLHRFPSWESRIYQAAAEGFSVSEQPPSTIPLQIHQIHPNHNQQSRALTHRLSNTGSVGYHDISIPVYATVKGRASQIRSVPFSGDSSDSSDGEDHADVRDNCNESAISDDYALPPDDNGPEAEAAIVAQSVAMLRISTLERHSDELEKSGYLTKLSGKLKTWRKRWFVLKNGTLSYWKSQSDLGRKPQGQISLDDSCRVWRADGAATFEISTSKKTHYLTADSSSTVDEWVRILQNVVRRNTTRLLLGREDQKPTLEGWIVKVKHGHSKRCWCMLVGKTFLYFKAPNDQVPQGQINMRDARVEELEHVSDSDSEDVECNSMATARSANLTVGIFPPHEDPTYLLLANKQEKDAWLYQLTIVSGGGAHSGTQYEQMIQKLMETDGDPNCNLWRNPLLIHSKDSITSPLTTLPSESLHNEAIKLFKAIQLFTSALLDSAGIDYHVVLAQNALHQCLCLLELQPELICALIKQTSRVQPQSQQPVVGVAGVGSKWVGGQVNRSALHKISKPAKQSTHKLSTALPPSSASGSHHLHHSGSISSGSSSSPDSKAASAPFTFVQGWQLLALTVSLFAPRNNKLLWYLRLHLKRNADTKTEMGKYASYCQRALERTLQMGPREAKPSRMEVLSILLKNPYHHSLPHAIPVHFLNGTYQVVGFDGSTTVEEFLVTLNREIGCRDVSQSGFALFSDDPIEKDEEHWLEPKAKLCDIISKWETALREKGLGKFQNTKVIRLTYRHRLFWRSNLKGETERERLLHCYQTAQRISDNRFPLTKELAIELAAIMSQIDGGDYNAERGRGSGGSSGHLHQGAMQALERFIPRRYKDGISQEELKEMADAITDKWTALKGRSIADCVRIYLTCTRKWPFFGAALFHAKVNAGGGNSDLEGASVWLAINEETITLLDVTSMQSVARVPYSAVVTFGGCQDDLMVVVNNCDIQGPGTQKMLFALPKPKILELTLLIADYMNALGCVLPSTPNASLSRLDSRRSGRSKTKERDSDRSGSLSHRMQASVEPDILRATPEMESKMQHHHHHQHLYHEEAGNKRRITTDS from the exons ATCAAGGAATGGGTCACCAATAAGCTGAAAGAC CTCGAGGAACAGAATCAACATCTACGtgaacaaaatcaaaaatgtaATGAGCAGTTGGAATTGCTCCGCAGCCGCCTGCGACAGTTGTCGCAAACCAATTCATCCAATTCCAAGAATCATCGGGCCAGTACCGAG GATTCTTCGCGTGGAAGCTTAGAAGATCAGCCAGGCAGCGATGACAGCTTATGTCGCGTTGGCGGAGGAAATGCGACAGAAGGAGGGAAAGGACGCGGAAGTGGTAGTGTCATCTCACCCTGTGATGCTACATCACAGCTGGATGCGTTGTACGCGGAAGTAGATTTGTCGAAGAAGCGCCAACAGAGATGCGCATCCGGCAGCGGTTGTATGACGAGCTCTATGACATCATCGTATGGAGGTGGAGGCGGAGGCTTGGGTCTCTCGGGTCCAGTCAACTCGATGATGCAGCAGAGGTTCCCGGATGGGAATCGACTCTCCCTCTCCGGTTTGACGCGCACAGTTCGCGATTCGCGAGTTGATTCAGGATCGGTCGACATGGAGACGCCGCTTAGTCTCAGTCCCAAGAGCCCCATATCTGGGGGCCTCAATGATGATCATGCATGCAGCCATAACAGCGGATCGATCGGCAAGAAACCTATCCCGCCTCCTCGGACCAGAGTTCCACGAAAGGATAGCGATAACAGCGTTAATGATGGCAATGTTAGTGACCATAGTGGCAGTGGTGGAGTGGCCCTGATGGCAAAGGGCAACTGCCCTAGTGCAGGCACCTTGTCTGGCTTGTCAGACGCCGACACATATGAGAATGGTGCTACCACAGCTTTGGGTGAACTCGGCCAAGCCATCGACCAAGCAATTGCTTCCATGACGGCCGCTGCATCCGAGCACTCCGATTACGATGTCCCGAAACCTCCGCGAAGTCTTAAA GTTCGTACTAAGCTCATATCCAGCGAAGTGCACGACTATGCCGAGATTTACACTCCCAGTAAAGAGCGAGTACCTTGGAACGGATCGGCAGCTATCCCCATGTCGACGGCACGCCACTCAATTTCTCACCCGGGCAGTTTGGTGGGCAGCGTGGGCGATGATTATCACGACGACAGCAAACCGCCCACACCGCCGTTGCATAGGTTTCCTTCGTGGGAATCGAGGATTTACCAGGCAGCTGCTGAAGGATTTAGCGTGTCGGAACAGCCACCCTCCACAATTCCACTTCAAATCCACCAAATTCATCCCAACCATAATCAACAATCAAGGGCACTTACCCACCGATTATCGAACACGGGTAGTGTTGGCTACCATGACATCAGCATCCCTGTTTATGCCACCGTCAAAGGT AGGGCCAGCCAAATTCGATCAGTGCCCTTCAGTGGAGATTCATCAGACTCCTCAGACGGCGAAGACCATGCGGATGTTCGGG ACAACTGCAATGAATCGGCCATTTCTGATGACTATGCCCTCCCACCCGACGACAACGGGCCTGAAGCGGAGGCAGCGATAGTGGCGCAGTCAGTAGCCATGTTGCGAATCTCTACACTTGAAAGGCATAGCGACGAGCTGGAGAAAAGTGGCTATTTGACGAAACTCAGTGGCAAACTGAAAACATGGCGGAAGCGCTGGTTCGTCCTGAAGAACGGAACTCTTTCATACTGGAAATCCCAG AGTGATCTCGGTAGGAAGCCCCAGGGTCAAATTTCGCTAGATGATAGCTGCCGAGTATGGCGAGCAGACGGGGCGGCCACGTTCGAGATCTCCACTTCAAAGAAGACGCACTACTTAACGGCTGACTCAAGCAGCACCGTCGACGAATGGGTACGCATCTTGCAGAACGTGGTTCGTCGTAATACGACCCGTCTCCTTTTGGGACGGGAAGACCAAAAACCGACGCTGGAGGGATGGATTGTCAAAGTGAAACACGGCCATTCGAAACGCTGTTGGTGCATGCTAGTTGGCAAAACTTTCCTTTACTTCAAAGCACCCAACGATCAG GTACCGCAGGGTCAGATTAACATGCGAGATGCTCGCGTCGAAGAGCTTGAACACGTTTCCGACTCTGACAGTGAAGATGTTGAATGCAATTCAATGGCAACGGCGAGATCAGCCAATTTAACGGTGGGCATCTTTCCGCCTCACGAAGATCCAACGTATTTACTTCTAGctaataaacaagaaaaagacgCTTGGCTCTACCAGTTAACGATCGTCTCGGGTGGCGGAGCTCACAGTGGAACTCAGTACGAGCAAATGATTCAGAAGCTGATGGAAACGGATGGAGATCCAA ATTGCAATTTGTGGCGGAATCCGTTGCTAATCCACTCCAAGGACAGCATCACTTCGCCTCTGACAACTCTGCCATCGGAGAGTTTACATAATGAAGCCATAAAATTGTTCAAA gcTATTCAGTTGTTTACATCGGCATTACTGGACTCGGCCGGCATCGATTACCATGTCGTGCTGGCTCAGAATGCTCTCCATCAATGTCTATGTTTACTGGAGTTGCAACCCGAGTTGATTTGCGCGTTGATTAAGCAGACGTCGCGTGTCCAGCCACAGAGTCAGCAGCCTGTAGTTGGCGTGGCTGGCGTCGGTAGCAAGTGGGTCGGAGGGCAGGTAAATCGCTCGGCGCTGCACAAAATCTCGAAACCCGCCAAACAATCCACTCAT aAACTGTCCACTGCTTTACCGCCATCTTCGGCGTCGGGCTCGCATCATCTACATCATTCTGGTTCGATTTCGAGTGGTTCCTCATCATCGCCAGACAGCAAAGCTGCCAGCGCACCTTTCACTTTCGTTCAAGGCTGGCAATTGCTAGCGTTAACCGTTTCCCTGTTCGCCCCTCGCAACAACAAGCTCCTCTGGTACCTTCGATTGCATTTAAAACGCAACGCCGACACGAAGACGGAGATGGGAAAATACGCCTCGTATTGCCAACGGGCCTTAGAGCGAACCCTTCAGATGGGCCCACGAGAAGCCAAACCGTCGCGGATGGAAGTGCTTTCCATCTTGCTCAAAAATCCGTATCACCATTCGCTGCCACACGCCATTCCCGTCCATTTTCTCAACGGGACTTATCAG GTGGTTGGTTTTGATGGTTCAACGACAGTCGAGGAGTTCCTGGTGACACTCAATCGTGAAATTGGTTGCCGAGACGTGAGCCAGTCTGGTTTTGCTTTATTTAGCGACGACCCAATAGAAAAGGATGAAGAGCATTGGTTAGAACCAAAAGCTAAG CTTTGCGACATTATATCCAAATGGGAAACGGCTCTACGTGAAAAGGGCTTGGGAAAGTTCCAAAACACCAAAGTCATTCGACTCACATATCGCCACCGCCTCTTTTGGCGCAGCAATCTCAAAGGCGAGACAGAACGTGAAAGACTGCTGCATTGCTATCAGACAGCGCAGCGAATATCAGACAACAGATTTCCCCTGACCAAAGAGTTGGCCATTGAATTAGCGGCCATCATGTCACAGATAGACGGTGGCGATTACAATGCCGAAAGAGGCCGTGGAAGTGGAGGAAGTTCCGGTCATCTGCATCAAGGAGCTATGCAAGCTCTGGAGCGCTTCATTCCAAGGCGTTACAAGGACGGAATCTCGCAAGAAGAGTTAAA GGAAATGGCGGATGCGATAACGGATAAGTGGACTGCGCTGAAAGGAAGAAGCATAGCCGATTGTGTGCGAATTTATTTGACTTGTACACGGAAGTGGCCTTTCTTCGGAGCTGCCCTCTTCCACGCCAAG GTTAATGCCGGTGGAGGCAATTCAGACTTGGAAGGAGCATCCGTTTGGCTGGCTATCAATGAAGAGACAATCACACTCTTAGACGTGACGTCGATGCAATCCGTGGCCCGTGTTCCATATTCTGCCGTAGTCACCTTCGGAGGCTGTCAGGATGATCTCATGGTTGTTGTCAACAATTGCGATATTCAAGGGCCTGGGACACAAAAGATGCTATTTGCGCTCCCGAAACCCAAG ATATTGGAACTGACACTGCTAATAGCTGACTACATGAACGCTCTTGGTTGCGTGTTACCCAGCACACCAAATGCTTCGTTGTCCCGGCTCGATTCTCGTCGCTCCGGCCGGAGTAAAACTAAAGAGCGAGACAGTGATCGAAGCGGTTCTTTGAGTCACCGAATGCAAGCCAGCGTTGAACCAGATATTCTTCGCGCTACTCCTGAGATGGAGAGCAAGATGCAACATCACCATCACCACCAGCATCTCTACCACGAAGAGGCAGGCAATAAGCGACGGATTACAACAGACAGCTGA